A region of the Stieleria neptunia genome:
CATTCGTCGTTTTTTACCGGCACGAACCGAACCGCATCGACAACCACGTAACCGTCGGTGGCTTGGTTTCCGATCACGACGCGGGCCGGCCCGCCGGTGCCAAATTGGTATCGGCCCAGTGGTGCGAATGCGTCTTTGACCGACGGCTTGTTTCGCTGATTTAACGTCACCGATTCGGTCCCAGCTGCATGCGTGATCCGGACCGGAACATTGGTTGCCCGATTGTTATTCGGCGGATACGCGATTTGCACCTCATAGGTCCCGGCATCCAAATCGACTTCAAACGTCGCCGTCGATTCACCGTTTTGTGCATTGTTGTCGTGCAAATAACCGGCTAGGAAATGCGGATGATTGGCTTGGCTGGGTCGCCACGAACCGTCCAGTTTGGCCGTGACGTTGTCCAGCACGATCCCGGAGAAGTCGCTGGGACGGAGTGCCGCGCCGCTGCCACCGCCGCCCTCGTATTGCAGCACCTGACCATCGGCTGCGAGCCGTTTTTCCAACGCTTCGTAGCCGACGTCCTGGACGGTGGTGCCATTTTCAATCGCCAGCACGGCCGCCGTCGCCGCACTTTGACCGAGAATCATGAAGACGGGTTCCATCCGAATCGAGCCGAACGCGATGTGCGAACTGGAGACGCAGACCGGCACGAGCAGGTTGGTGCAATCGGATCGCTTCGGGATCAGGGAGTCATAGGAGATCTGGTAGGGCCCGCCGGTCGACACACCGATATCACCTTCGTTTTGAACCGCCCCGTCGGGTTTGATGTAGCGTTGGACGTTGTGCGAATCGATCGAATACGACCCCATTCCGACCGGCTTCGGCGTCGCACGTCGTTTTTGCAACTCGTTTTCCGTCATCACGTACTGGCCGATCATTCGCCGCGCTTCGCGGACATAGATCTGGTGCGGCCAATTGCCGTTGTCGGTGAATTCATCCGCGGCCAAGCCCCACGATTGCATCTCCGTGCGAACCTCTTCGGGAACACGCGGGTCGGTGACGTGAAAATAGAGCCAACCTTTTTGATACGTTTCGTGCTCGCGAATGATTTCGCGGCGGCGCTCGTAGGAGGCGTCGGGATAGTCGTAGTTGAATCCGATGTTGTCGGTGCTCATCGGACCGTGATTGTTCGTGTCGGTCTTGCGATTCGGGATCGGATCAAATTTGCGAAACGTCTGATCCCAACCGGCCTGATAAATCCGCGCGAGCAACTCGTACTGTGACGGGTCGTAACCGTCGGGTTTGGTAAACGGGACGCGGTTGTCGGGATGATCGGTCAAGCACATTCGAAAGCAATAGGCTTGAACCCGATGGTCTGCGGCACCTTTTTCACCGGGCGGATCGGTGCTGATCCGCGGCAGGACTCCGCTGCTGGGGTCTCCGGGCGTGTGGTAGGGGCTGATCGGCGGCAGATTGCCGAAGTGATGCTGGTGGTGCAACACACCGGTTTGC
Encoded here:
- a CDS encoding FAD-dependent oxidoreductase; protein product: MKTNLFLSCVIMAVALSPTVAAEPNDADVVIYGGTSAAVTAAVQVKQMGKSVVIVCPDQHLGGLSSGGLGWTDTGKKEVIGGLARDFYHRIYLEYQKPEAWKWQSQDSYGNKGQGNRAIDGENRTQWIFEPHVAEKVFEDYVSEYNIPVHRDRWLDRQSGVEVADGKIVSIRMLNGETYRAKVFLDATYEGDLLAAAGVPYHVGRESGAQYGENWNGVQTGVLHHQHHFGNLPPISPYHTPGDPSSGVLPRISTDPPGEKGAADHRVQAYCFRMCLTDHPDNRVPFTKPDGYDPSQYELLARIYQAGWDQTFRKFDPIPNRKTDTNNHGPMSTDNIGFNYDYPDASYERRREIIREHETYQKGWLYFHVTDPRVPEEVRTEMQSWGLAADEFTDNGNWPHQIYVREARRMIGQYVMTENELQKRRATPKPVGMGSYSIDSHNVQRYIKPDGAVQNEGDIGVSTGGPYQISYDSLIPKRSDCTNLLVPVCVSSSHIAFGSIRMEPVFMILGQSAATAAVLAIENGTTVQDVGYEALEKRLAADGQVLQYEGGGGSGAALRPSDFSGIVLDNVTAKLDGSWRPSQANHPHFLAGYLHDNNAQNGESTATFEVDLDAGTYEVQIAYPPNNNRATNVPVRITHAAGTESVTLNQRNKPSVKDAFAPLGRYQFGTGGPARVVIGNQATDGYVVVDAVRFVPVKNDE